The following DNA comes from Streptomyces sp. NBC_00690.
TAGGGCCCGCAGGCGAAGGCCACGGCCGCCGCGAGGGACTCGGATGAGGAGTCGGCGTAGGCGCCGGCGTCGAGGAGGAGTTGGGCCTCCACCTTCACCAGTCGGCCTTCCTGGTCCGCGTGGTGGCGGTAGCGCAGGAGGGTGGGGTGGCGGTGGGCGTGCCCGAGGAAGGACTCTTCGCGGGTGGCGGTCAGTTTGACCGGGCATCCGGTCTTCAGCGCGAGGAGGCCGAGGGGCAGTTGGAAGCCCGGGTCCTCACGGTCCCCGGTGGCGCCGGGAACGCCGGTGACGACGATCTTGACCCGGTCGGGGTCAAGCCCGAAGCAGGAGGCGGCGAGATCGCGGTCGGTGTGGGGGTCGGTGGAGGCGACGTAGAGCTCCACACCCCCGTCCGGGCGCGGTACGGCCAGTCCGGCTTCGGCGCCGATCGGGGCGGGGTCCTGGCGGCCGATGCGGTAGAGGCCCTCGACGATGACGTCCCCGACGACGTCCGGGTCGCCGTATCGCAGCGGGATATGGCGGATCAGGTTGCCGTCGGGGTGTAGGGGCTGTGCCTCGAAGGCCCGTTCGGGGTCGGTGACCGGTTCCAGGACCTCGTACTCGACGACGATGGCGGCGGCGGCCAGCCGTGCGGTGTCGGGGTGGTCGGCGGCGACTGCGGCGATCGCCTCGCCGTGGTGGCGGATGACCTCGGAGGCGAAGACGGGACGGTCGGCGATCTTTCGGCCGTAGGAGGCGTCGCCCGGAATGTCCTGGTGGGTGACGACGGCGCGAACGCCCGGCATGTCGAGTGCGCCGGAGGTGTCGATCGCGAGGATGCGGGCGTGGGCGTGGGGCGAGCGCAGGATGGCCGCCCACAGCAGACCCTCGGCCCAGAGGTCGGAGGCGTACGGAAAGGTGCCCTCGGTCTTCGCCCGGGCGTCCGCGGGCGGTAGCGAGATGCCCAGGCCCATGGCCGCGGGCTCGGAACGCGGGCCCCCCGAGGAGCCGGCGCCGGTGCCGGAAACCGAACCGGCCGCCAGGGGCGTCGCGGTGGTGGCCGCGTCGTTGCTCACGCCATGCCTCCGTCATGCGGGTGGGGCTGCACACTACCCGCACCGGGCGGCGCCTGGTGCGGAATGCGGGCTTCTGGAGCCGGGTCGGCGGCGGCTTCGCTGGCCTCGGCCGCGGCTGCCGCGCTGGCCTCGCGACCTGCGACGACCTCGCGCACGGCATCGAGCACGCCGCGATAGCCGGAGCACCGGCAGAGGTTGCCGCAGAGTGCTCGACGGGTCTCCAACTCGGTGGGCTTGTGGTTGCCCTCCAGGAGGTCATGGACGGTCATCGCCATGCCCGGGATGCAGAAGCCGCACTGGACGGCCCCGCAGGTGGCGAGGGCGCGTTGGACGTCGGACGGTTCGCCGTCGGTGGCGAGGCCCTCGACCGTACGGACCTCGGAGCCCGCGGTGGTCGCGGCGGGGACGAGGCAGGAGGCGACGAGCCGGCCGTCCACCTGGACGTTGCAGGCTCCGCACTCCCCCTGCGAGCAGCCGTCCTTGGCGCCGGCGAGACCGAGGCGCTCGCGCAGTACGTAGAGCAGGGATTCGCCGATCCAGGCGTCGGTGACCGGACGGTCGGTGCCGTTGACACGCAGGACGTAGGAGGTGGGCGGGTGTTCGTCGGCGGCGCTCGCCCTGCCGGGGTCCTCGGTCGTCGCGCCCTGCACGACCTCCGCTTCGAGGTCCTCGGTCGGCTCGGTCCGTAGTTCGGGCGAGGTTTCCGGGCCGTCCGCCGAAGTGGTGTCGTCGGTGGGCTCCCGCAGTGCTGTCGGCTGTGGGTCGCCCGCTGCGGTGGTCGGCTCGTCGGCGGCCTCGCCGTCGGTGCGTTCGTCGGCGTCGACGTCAGCGGGGGCCGGGTCGGACGGATGCCCCTCGGCGGACACCTCGGGCAGCTCGGCGTCCTCGGAGTCCGGGGACGTGTTCGCCGGTGCCCCGTCGGCCACCAGTGCGTGCTCGACCGGCGCCTCTCCCGCGGCGGCCTGCCGGGGGTGGTCGGGCTCCGGTTCCGCGGTGTCGGCGGGCTGTTCCTGCTGCTCGGGCTGGTTGGTCGCCCACGGGGCCGGGGCCCCTCCGGGCAGGGTGGCCGCGGGATCGGTCGCCCAGGGCGCCGTGGCCCCTCCGGGCAGCGTGGCGGGTGCGGAACTCCACTGCGACTGGAGCATCGCGGTGGTGTACTCGCCCGTCTCGTCCGGTACGTCTTTCCCGGCCAGCGGGATCGTCCACTGCCCGGTCGACTCGGGTGCCTGCGGAGGGTGCTCGGCGGTGGGGATGCTCCACTGGCCGGTGGCGTGTGGGTCCTCGTTGGGGGCGCCCTGCGGATGGCCGGCGGGGTCGGGCCAGCCGTACTCACCGGGGTGGCCCTGGGTGTGCTGGACCGTGGGCCACGCGGGCGCGGACGGAGGGCCGTTGGGCGTGGGCGGCGTGATGGTCGGCGGCACATAGCCGTGACCGGGCGCCTCCAGCGGCGCGGCGTGCGGCACGTCCTCAGCGGGCAGTTGCACGAAGGCGGTGCCCTCGGGGTCGTACTCTCCGTGCGGCGTGGGCTGCCATCCGCCGTGCTCGTACGGGTGCCCGGGGGGTGCGGCCGGGTGCCCTTGCGGGTGCTCCTCGTTGCTCATGACAGCGCCCTCCCCAGTGCACGACGGGCCAGTGCGGCGACGGTGCGTCGCAGATGCAGTACGGCGGGCGGGTGTTGTGGCGGTTCCTCACCCGGTAGGGCCGGCTCCGGGTCCGGGATGCAGGCAGCGGCCACATAGTCCCCGAAGGCCGTCAACGCTTCGGTGGTCAGTCCGCGCCTGCCGTCCCAGTCGATGAGGGAGGCGATCCAGCGCTCCGCCTCCAGGGGACGCAGCGGCATGGGGGCGATGGCTCCGACCGCGCAGCGCACTCCGCGGCGCGCCGGGTCGAGGACGACCGCGACGGACGCGGTGGCGCGGCCGGGCCCGGTGCGGCCGGTCGCCTTGAGAAAGATCTGCGGGGCGTGCAGCAGAGGCACGCGTACGTAGCCGATGAGTTCCGCCGGGGCGAGCATGTCGCGGCCGGCGAGGAGATGGGCGACGGGGACCTCGCGGCGTGCGCCGTCGGGGCCTGCGATGATCAGGTCGGCTTCCAGGGCGGCGAGCACGGGCAGGGTGTCGCCCGTCGGCGCGACGGAGGCGATGTTGCCGCCGAGGGTGCCCGCGTTGCGGATCTGCGGCGGGCCCGCCGCGCGAGCTGCGGCGGCCAGGCCCGGGATGAGTGCGGCGAAGTCGGGGCGGCCCATGCGCGCGTGGGTGAGACCTGCACCGAGCAGGGCGTGGCCGTCGAGGTAGCGCCAGCCGCGGATCTCGCTGATGCGGCCGAGGCCGACCAGTCCCGCGGGCCTGAGTTGGCCCTTGTTGACGGCTGCCATCAGGTCGGTTCCGCCTGCGACCGGCACGGCCGCGGGCATGGCGGTGAGTGCTGCGACGGCCTCGTCGAGCGAGGTCGGCAGCGTCACCGACCGCGGTGTCTGCGGTGCGTGCGTGGTCACCCAGCTGCCCCTTCCCGGTGTCCGGCCATCCCGCCTGTGTTGCCGTACCGTACGTGCTCACGGTCCGGACGTGGCAACTCTGGCACATCTTCTGAGACGACCGGCGAGAGGGTCCACGAAGGATGCATCCATGACGGATGCACCTTTGTTGTGCTGTTGACCCGTTTTAGAGGCTGCTGTGGGGCCTCATAGGGCTGCCGGGGGCGGATGAACTCCACGACACCTGGACAACTTGCCCGCCTTGCCCGCCTTGGGTCTTTTGACTGGTGGCACGGGTGGGGCAGTTGACCGGGGCGGGAGGCGCGCCCCGGATCGCCGATCCGTACCGGGGGCGCCCGCCCGTGCCCGCGGGGCGATGGACGGGAACCCGATGGGGACATGTGGCCGGGGGCTCGATCCGAGGCGTGCGCCGGGGGCTCACACGGTCGGGGGTGCTCCCTCGCGCGGAAATCCCTGTACTCCCGGTCGCTTCTGCCAGGGCAGCGGCCCGCCGGGCGGACGGTAGTCGACGCCGAGGGCGTCCAGTCGTCGGTAGTGCTCGACCATCCGTCGCTCGAAGTCCGCGAAGTCCCGTGCCTCGGGGGCCGGCAGCGCGGACCAGGCGACCTCGGCGAAGGCGACGAGTCGGGGGAAGACCTGGTAGTCGATGCGGGAGCGGTCCTGCATGACCTCGGTCCACACATTGGCCTGGGTGCCGATCACATGGGCGGCGGCTTCCGGGCTCAGACCGGGCGGCACGGGTTCGAAGCGGTAGACGTCCTCCAGGGTGCGGACGTAGCCGATGGGCATCGGCTCGTCGAT
Coding sequences within:
- a CDS encoding 2Fe-2S iron-sulfur cluster-binding protein — its product is MSNEEHPQGHPAAPPGHPYEHGGWQPTPHGEYDPEGTAFVQLPAEDVPHAAPLEAPGHGYVPPTITPPTPNGPPSAPAWPTVQHTQGHPGEYGWPDPAGHPQGAPNEDPHATGQWSIPTAEHPPQAPESTGQWTIPLAGKDVPDETGEYTTAMLQSQWSSAPATLPGGATAPWATDPAATLPGGAPAPWATNQPEQQEQPADTAEPEPDHPRQAAAGEAPVEHALVADGAPANTSPDSEDAELPEVSAEGHPSDPAPADVDADERTDGEAADEPTTAAGDPQPTALREPTDDTTSADGPETSPELRTEPTEDLEAEVVQGATTEDPGRASAADEHPPTSYVLRVNGTDRPVTDAWIGESLLYVLRERLGLAGAKDGCSQGECGACNVQVDGRLVASCLVPAATTAGSEVRTVEGLATDGEPSDVQRALATCGAVQCGFCIPGMAMTVHDLLEGNHKPTELETRRALCGNLCRCSGYRGVLDAVREVVAGREASAAAAAEASEAAADPAPEARIPHQAPPGAGSVQPHPHDGGMA
- a CDS encoding FAD binding domain-containing protein; the encoded protein is MTTHAPQTPRSVTLPTSLDEAVAALTAMPAAVPVAGGTDLMAAVNKGQLRPAGLVGLGRISEIRGWRYLDGHALLGAGLTHARMGRPDFAALIPGLAAAARAAGPPQIRNAGTLGGNIASVAPTGDTLPVLAALEADLIIAGPDGARREVPVAHLLAGRDMLAPAELIGYVRVPLLHAPQIFLKATGRTGPGRATASVAVVLDPARRGVRCAVGAIAPMPLRPLEAERWIASLIDWDGRRGLTTEALTAFGDYVAAACIPDPEPALPGEEPPQHPPAVLHLRRTVAALARRALGRALS